A DNA window from Caretta caretta isolate rCarCar2 chromosome 7, rCarCar1.hap1, whole genome shotgun sequence contains the following coding sequences:
- the ELOVL3 gene encoding very long chain fatty acid elongase 3 isoform X2 yields MRRKSFSFALAYVLLIFGGQHVMKQRRGYDLRKPLVLWSLSLALFSIIGTLRTWGYMGFVLSTSGFKRSVCDPGFYNGPVSKFWAYMFVLSKVPELGDTVFIILRKQRLIFLHWYHHVTVLLYTWYAYKDMVAGGGWFMTMNYGVHAFMYSYYTVRAAGLRVPRPFAMVITVTQILQMVMGTAVSIMAYSWMQDGICSTSWEQFFWSSIMYLSYLVLFCHFFCEAYFKGRGKTKGD; encoded by the exons ATGAG GCGTAAATCTTTCTCCTTCGCCTTGGCTTACGTGCTGCTGATCTTTGGAGGCCAGCATGTCATGAAGCAGCGGAGAGGGTACGACCTGCGCAAGCCACTGGTCCTGTGGTCACTCAGCCTGGCCCTGTTCAG TATCATCGGTACCCTGAGGACATGGGGGTACATGGGATTTGTCCTCTCCACCAGTGGATTTAAGCGATCTGTGTGTGATCCAGGCTTCTATAATGGCCCCGTCAGCAAGTTCTGGGCATATATGTTTGTCCTAAGCAAAGTACCGGAATTGG GTGACACGGTGTTCATCATTCTCCGGAAGCAACGGCTCATCTTCCTGCACTGGTACCACCACGTCACAGTGCTGCTCTACACCTGGTATGCCTATAAGGACATGGTAGCCGGTGGCGGCTGGTTCATGACCATGAATTACGGTGTCCACGCCTTCATGTACTCCTACTACACAGTGCGGGCAGCGGGCTTGAGGGTGCCACGCCCATTTGCCATGGTGATCACCGTTACCCAGATCCTGCAGATGGTGATGGGCACAGCAGTGAGCATCATGGCATACTCCTGGATGCAGGATGGCATCTGCTCAACCTCCTGGGAACAATTCTTCTGGTCGTCCATAATGTATCTCAGCTACCTGGTGCTCTTCTGTCACTTCTTCTGCGAGGCATACTTTAAGGGGAGGGGCAAAACAAAAGGGGACTAA
- the ELOVL3 gene encoding very long chain fatty acid elongase 3 isoform X1, translating to MELLGANLSALRRPQEYDFERRFDELQAIQWMRENWRKSFSFALAYVLLIFGGQHVMKQRRGYDLRKPLVLWSLSLALFSIIGTLRTWGYMGFVLSTSGFKRSVCDPGFYNGPVSKFWAYMFVLSKVPELGDTVFIILRKQRLIFLHWYHHVTVLLYTWYAYKDMVAGGGWFMTMNYGVHAFMYSYYTVRAAGLRVPRPFAMVITVTQILQMVMGTAVSIMAYSWMQDGICSTSWEQFFWSSIMYLSYLVLFCHFFCEAYFKGRGKTKGD from the exons ATGGAGCTGCTGGGCGCCAACCTGTCCGCGCTGCGCCGCCCGCAGGAGTACGACTTCGAGCGGCGCTTCGACGAGCTGCAGGCGATCCAGTGGATGCGGGAGAACTG GCGTAAATCTTTCTCCTTCGCCTTGGCTTACGTGCTGCTGATCTTTGGAGGCCAGCATGTCATGAAGCAGCGGAGAGGGTACGACCTGCGCAAGCCACTGGTCCTGTGGTCACTCAGCCTGGCCCTGTTCAG TATCATCGGTACCCTGAGGACATGGGGGTACATGGGATTTGTCCTCTCCACCAGTGGATTTAAGCGATCTGTGTGTGATCCAGGCTTCTATAATGGCCCCGTCAGCAAGTTCTGGGCATATATGTTTGTCCTAAGCAAAGTACCGGAATTGG GTGACACGGTGTTCATCATTCTCCGGAAGCAACGGCTCATCTTCCTGCACTGGTACCACCACGTCACAGTGCTGCTCTACACCTGGTATGCCTATAAGGACATGGTAGCCGGTGGCGGCTGGTTCATGACCATGAATTACGGTGTCCACGCCTTCATGTACTCCTACTACACAGTGCGGGCAGCGGGCTTGAGGGTGCCACGCCCATTTGCCATGGTGATCACCGTTACCCAGATCCTGCAGATGGTGATGGGCACAGCAGTGAGCATCATGGCATACTCCTGGATGCAGGATGGCATCTGCTCAACCTCCTGGGAACAATTCTTCTGGTCGTCCATAATGTATCTCAGCTACCTGGTGCTCTTCTGTCACTTCTTCTGCGAGGCATACTTTAAGGGGAGGGGCAAAACAAAAGGGGACTAA
- the ELOVL3 gene encoding very long chain fatty acid elongase 3 isoform X3 — MELLGANLSALRRPQEYDFERRFDELQAIQWMRENCIIGTLRTWGYMGFVLSTSGFKRSVCDPGFYNGPVSKFWAYMFVLSKVPELGDTVFIILRKQRLIFLHWYHHVTVLLYTWYAYKDMVAGGGWFMTMNYGVHAFMYSYYTVRAAGLRVPRPFAMVITVTQILQMVMGTAVSIMAYSWMQDGICSTSWEQFFWSSIMYLSYLVLFCHFFCEAYFKGRGKTKGD, encoded by the exons ATGGAGCTGCTGGGCGCCAACCTGTCCGCGCTGCGCCGCCCGCAGGAGTACGACTTCGAGCGGCGCTTCGACGAGCTGCAGGCGATCCAGTGGATGCGGGAGAACTG TATCATCGGTACCCTGAGGACATGGGGGTACATGGGATTTGTCCTCTCCACCAGTGGATTTAAGCGATCTGTGTGTGATCCAGGCTTCTATAATGGCCCCGTCAGCAAGTTCTGGGCATATATGTTTGTCCTAAGCAAAGTACCGGAATTGG GTGACACGGTGTTCATCATTCTCCGGAAGCAACGGCTCATCTTCCTGCACTGGTACCACCACGTCACAGTGCTGCTCTACACCTGGTATGCCTATAAGGACATGGTAGCCGGTGGCGGCTGGTTCATGACCATGAATTACGGTGTCCACGCCTTCATGTACTCCTACTACACAGTGCGGGCAGCGGGCTTGAGGGTGCCACGCCCATTTGCCATGGTGATCACCGTTACCCAGATCCTGCAGATGGTGATGGGCACAGCAGTGAGCATCATGGCATACTCCTGGATGCAGGATGGCATCTGCTCAACCTCCTGGGAACAATTCTTCTGGTCGTCCATAATGTATCTCAGCTACCTGGTGCTCTTCTGTCACTTCTTCTGCGAGGCATACTTTAAGGGGAGGGGCAAAACAAAAGGGGACTAA